The genomic interval CTTCGATTTTCAGGATCAAGCATTTTACCAACCATCGCTAAAACATCACCTTGATAAGGATCCATCATAACAACAAATGCGCGATCCATTAAAAAGTGGCTGCCGCTAGCTTTACGCAATTCATCTTCGACAATTTCTTCCACTTTCATTTGTAGTTCCATATCAAATGATAGCTTTAGGTCATAACCTCTTTGCCCTTCATCAATAACCTTCTCTGACACAATGTTACCACTTTTATCTGAAATATATTCAACTTTGGCTTTGCGAGGGTTTAAATAATCCTCATATTGTTGTTCTAAGTAACTTTTCCCAACACGCTCGTTTCGAGCATAGCCTCTTGCAGAAAAATAATCTTCTCGATCTTGTGGAATCCCTTGCTCAGGTGTTGTAATTCCACCAAAAATCGTTTTTAAAGTCGTATCATATGGATACTTGCGTCCCCAATCGGTAATGACATCTACACCTGGAAGCATCTCTAAATGCTCAGCAACGGCCGAAACTTCATTTTCCGATAGGTCTGTTGATTTCACGACCTGTGGCTCATATTGATACCCTGAAGAAAATCGTTTAAAAATATATGCAAGCTCTAATTCTTGCGGATCTTTCTTCATGGCAGCTATTTCATCCTCTGGTACACGCTCTACTTGTAGTTTATACGTTTCAGATGGCTTTAAAGTTAATTCCTTTTCTTTAAGCAGGACCTTAGCTTCATCCGGATTTGAAGCTAACCAATAGTCCTTTAAATCCCGGTCTTTTAATTCTTCTTTTAAAAATTCTGTCTTATAACTAATAAATTCCGATAATTTTTTTGCAGTATCGATTTTGTCAGCCGTTTTTGTTGTTTTATCAACAGTGTATGTAATCGCTGGTACACTTTCATTGTCAACAACAACACGGTTGTATCGATCATACATTTTTCCTCGTGGAGCCGGGAGAGTTGCATAGTCTGATTCTGTTCGCGAAACTTCTTTTGAAAACTCTTCTCCTTGTACAATTTGTACGACACCCAATCGAACAATTAAGGCAACGAATAGTAGAAAAACAACAAAGAAGAATACATTTATTCGTACATACCTTGATTTCCTTAGTTTGCGCTGTTCTGAAGCATTTGCGCCTTGTTCTGTCACCGTCAATTCCTCCCCTATTTAGTTGGATTATTTATGATAAATTTTGTAGTTATGATCTTTTAGTCCACCCTTTATTTTACCACTAACATGTATAAAGAAATAGTATTGGTTTATGAAAATAATGTGAAATTATGATGGCAGATATTCCTTGAGTAGTGCTTAACGTAATTTCAGAAAAAGAATAAAGGAATGATCATGAAGCAGAGAAAAACGAAGGCAAAAATTAATGGCCTTCGTTTCTATTTTGAATGTAATATGGTACACATACTAATTTGGACGGTTGCATTAGTTTGTTTTCCATAACTTAACTAAAGCTTGTGTGCCGCTGTTTTCTTCACCTGTTTCAGCTAGCTGTTCATACAACTTATGTGCAAGCTCCAATCCTGGTGTCTGCAAATTCATATGGCTTGCTTCCTCTAAAGCGATTCCCATATCTTTAATAAAATGTTTTACAAAAAAACCTGGTTCAAAATCATCAGCAAGCATACGGGGAGCTAAGTTGCTTAATGACCAACTGCCAGCCGCACCTGTTGAAATACTTTTTAATACTGTCGTTGGATCTAAACCGGACTTCTGAGCATATGCCACTGCTTCACAAACACCAATCATACCAGAAGCAATGACAATTTGATTACACATTTTTGTATGCTGGCCTGCCCCGGCTTCCCCTTGATACACGATGTTTTGACCTATAACTCCAAAAAGTGGTAAGCATGCTTCAAATGCCTCTTTATCTCCACCAACCATTATTGCAAGCCGTGCTTCACGAGCCCCAATATCTCCGCCTGAAACTGGTGCATCTAAAGCGAAAATTTGTTTTTCATTTGCTTTTTCATAAATTTTCTTTGCTAATGATGGTTGTGATGTTGTCATGTCGATGACATATGTACCTTGCTTTGCTGTCTGTAAGATTCCTTCATCACCAAAATATACTTCTTCAACATCTTTTGGATAGCCAATCATTGTAATAATGATGTTACTTTCTATCGCAAGTTTACTGACTGAATCCTTCCAGTTTGCTCCCAATTGAATCAGCTCATCTGCTTTTTCCTTTGTTCTTGTATAGACATTTAAAGGATATCCAGCTTGAAGAATGTGCCTTGCCATACTATTTCCCATAACCCCAAGACCAATAAATCCAACTGTCTTTCTCATTTTACGTCTCCACCCTTTTTATTTTATCGTTCAAGTAAAAGTATTCAATAAACAACTGTTATATCGATTTCACCAAGCCTCCATCGATTAAAAAGGTTTGACCAGTCATATAGCTGTTAGCATCTGATAATAGAAAGCTCACATAGTTTGCAAACTCTTCCGGTTTTCCATATCGTCCTAATGGAATGTCCTTTTTCCTTAATTCTTGAATTTCTTCTTTTGAGATACCTTGTTTTTCTGCAATAAAAGAATCTAAATATTGCAATCGATCGGTAGCGATTCGACCAGGTGCGACCGTATTAATAAGAATATTATATGCTGCAAATTCGCTCGCAAGTGTTTTCGTTAAACCGACTATGCCAACTCGAAACGTATTTGATAAGATAAGCCCTGGAATTGGCTCCTTTACAGAAGAAGAAGCAATATTTACAATCTTCCCTCCGTTTTTTTTCATATGTGGTAATACTTCTCTGATGACTCTAATATAACTTAACAAATTCAACTCAAAAGCATGCTGCCAATCATCATCTGTCATTTCTTCAAATGTTCCTGCAGGAGGCCCACCAGCATTATTAACAAGTAAATCAATTGACCCAAATTCACTAATTGTCGCTTTGACAAGTGATTTAATTTCATTTTTATCTTTAATATTACAGGCTTTATAGGCGATTTTTCCAACGCTAGTTTGTTCAAGTTCAGTTTTTACATCTTGCAATTTCCCAGCTTCACGGCTAGAGATCATCACATTTACACCCTGTTGGGCAAGGTTTTTAGCTATTGCTTTTCCTAACCCTTGGCTAGATGCGATAACTAATGCATTTTTCCCTTTAAAACTTGAATTCACTTTTCTCCACCCCTTTTCTAAAAGATAAGCTTATTTTATCACGGCGATTCATTATCTTGTTAATTTGTGATTGAAAATTAGTAATAATTTGAAAATCAATTATATCTTTTAAGAGGTGTTTTATATGTATCGAAAGGAACTCTATTTATTTAATAATGGTATTCCTATAAAAACAATTTTCCGGCAGTATACAGAAAGAGATTTTGACCAATTAATAGCGATTCAGAAAGAGAGCTTTCCACCACCGTTTCCATCTAAGCTCTGGTGGAATACAGAGCAACTGCAAAATCATGTGAGTTTATTTCCTGAAGGAGCTATTTGTGCAGAAATAGAGGGTAAGATTGTTGGCTCCATGACAAGCTTAATCATAGATTATCATCCAAATGATTCAAAACATTCATGGGAAGAAGCAACAGATGATGGGTATATTCGAAGTCATCTACCAACTGGCAACTCCCTCTATGTCGTTGATATTTGTGTTGCACCTGCATATAGAAAGCTAGGCGTCGGAAAATGGTTAATGCAATCTATGTATGAGATCGTTGTATCTTTAAATTTAGATCGTTTAATAGGTGGCGGTAGAATTCCAGGCTATCATAAAGTGAGTAACAGTCTATCTGTTGATGATTATGTTCAAAATGTTTTAAGCGGCAAATTAAAAGATCCAGTTATGTCATTTTTATTACATTGTGGAAGGACCCCTGTTTGTCCTGTTGAGAATTACCTTGAAGATGAGGAGTCATGTCATTATGGCATATTGATGGAGTGGAAGAATCCTTTTAAGCAGAAAAATGAATGTTTACGTTAATAGTATAAAAATCGGCTAGTAATGAGAGGATTATTGCTAGTAATTTGTTCTTTTGGCGAGTGAAAAGTATGGACTAGTAGGAGGAACATGTTCGGTAATTAGAATGAAAGAAAAATCCCCATAACTATATTAACTCTAGAATGCTTAAATAAAAGACTTTCAATTAACCATCATTCTAAAATAATGATAAAAGAAGAGTTATCTAAAAGAACTGCTGGCCTGCGAGGAGAGGAATCAATGAATATCATTTAGAATTTATCAACCAAAAGTCATATTCAATCTTTCAAGATAAAAGGCATCTAGGAATTAATAATACTTATTTTCAAATTGACAACTTACTTTTCACTCAACGGTTTTCTAAAGAATTTGGTTTTCCAGATCCAATTTTACAAATCAAAAACAGCGCACTTAACTTAATTACTTGATGAAGAAAAATGATCTAAAAGAAATATCAATTGTTACATTCATTATTATTAGCCACCCTTCTACTATTATTACAACAGCCCCTGATAAACAAGAAGTTTACGAAATGGTTATTCATTCTGCTGCACTACCTAGTAAATTAGATACTGGATATAAACCAATCTTTTTTTAAAAAAATATAAAATACAACCTAATGATCTACTAAAATGTGTTAAATGCCCAAGATGCAAAATACTACCTATGGCGAAAATAATAGGTAGCTGGCTCTGTGGTAATTGTCAATATACATCGAAAAATGCTTTCTTCCAGCCCTCCTCGATTTCTATCTTCTTTTTGGATTAACGATTACCAATAAACAATGCAGGAATTTCCTTCATTTACATTCAAGATCAATTTCAACAAATTTACTCCGCTCACTAAATGTTGAAAAAAATGGTAATAATTGATTTGCATCATATGTATCGGATTTTGTTAAACTTGTAGACATGGTAAATAATCAGGAAAAATAATTCGAACATAAATGTAAGGTTCGTGCATTTTCCTTCATTCACCGTGAATTTACATCCTTTTTTCGTGCATAAAACCGCAATTTCTCCGTACAAAAAAACGGCAGGTATTATACCTGCCGTTCCATTGAATCAATTAAACTTGAAAAGTTTCTTTAACAAATGCTACAACTTCTTCGGTTGTGCTCATGTTTAAAACTGTTTCTTTTACGCTTTGTGCTTGTTCTTTAGAAAGAGCTTTAATTTGTGTACGTGCAGGTAGGATTGATGTTGCACTCATTGAGAATTCATCAAGTCCTAATCCAAGTAGTAATGGGATTGCGATTGGATCTCCTGCCATTTCTCCGCACATACCTGCCCATTTTCCTTCTTTATGCGCTGCTTCAATGACCATTGAAACAAGACGTAAAATTGCTGGGCTATATGGTTGATACAAGTAAGATACTCGCTCATTCATACGGTCTGCAGCCATTGTGTATTGGATCAAGTCATTTGTTCCGATACTAAAGAAGTCTACTTCTTTTGCAAAAAGATCTGCCATGACAGCTGTTGAGGGAATTTCAACCATAATGCCAATTTCGATTGAATCTGACACTTGGACTCCGTTTGCAACAAGCTTTTCTTTTTCTTCTAAAAGAATCGCTTTCGCTTCTCTAAATTCAGAAACAGTTGCAATCATTGGGAACATAATTTTTAAGTTACCATAGCTGCTTGCACGTAATAGCGCACGTAATTGAGTACGGAAAATATCTTGTTCTTCTAGACATAGGCGAATGGCTCTGAATCCAAGGAATGGGTTCATTTCTTTTGGTAGATTCAAATAAGGAAGTTCCTTATCTCCACCAATGTCTAATGTACGAACGACAACTGGTTTACCTTCCATTCTTTCAAGAACAGTTTTATAAGCATCGAATTGTTCATCTTCTGTAGGAAGTTGATCTCTTCCCATGTAAAGGAATTCTGTACGGTAAAGACCGACAGCTTCTCCTCCATTTTCTAATACACCTTTTACATCAGCAGGTGTACCGATGTTAGCAGCAAGCTCAACATGCACGCCATCTTTCGAAACAGTTGGCTCGTTAACAAGCTTTGCCCACTCTGCTTTTTGTGCTTCAAATTTCGCTTTTTTCTCTTCGTACTGTGCAATAACGTCTGATGATGGATCAATGATCACATCGCCATCAAGTCCATCTACAATGACCATTACGCCATTTTCAATACCAGCTGTTGCTGTTTTCGTTCCAACAACAGCAGGTATTTCCATTGAGCGGGCCATGATTGCGGAATGAGATGTACGACCGCCAATATCTGTTGTAAAACCTTTAACATATTGACGATTTAGTTGTGCCGTATCAGAAGGTGTTAAATCTTCTGCGATAATGATAACTTCTTCTGAAATTAAGCTTGGATTTGGAATTTGAACGCCTAGTAAGTGTGCGATAACACGTTTCGTTACATCACGGATATCAGCTGCACGTTCTTTCATGTATTCGTTGTCCATTGCTTCAAACATGGAAACAAACATGTCTGCTGTTTCCTTCATAGCAAACTCAGCATTAACACCTTCACTGCTTACTTTATCAATGACTGGATTAAGTAGCTCCGGATCACTTAATACGAGTAAATGTGCCGCGAAAATTTCTGCTTTATCTGCACCTAATTCACGATTTGCATGCTCTTTAATTGTTTCAAGCTCAGATTTAGATTGTTCGATCGCTTGTTGGAAGCGTTGTTTTTCAGCTTCTTTGTCTGTTATTTCTTTTTTTTCGATCTTAAGTTCAGGTTCCTCTAAACGGTACGCTTTTGCAATTGCTATACCCGCTGAAGCTCCTATCCCTTTTAGGATATTACTCATTATTCGCCTAACCCCTCATTTTTCAATGTTTCGGCAATAGCTGCTACTGCATCATCTGCATCAGATCCAGAAGCACTAACTTTAATTTGAGAACCTTGTGGAATTCCTAAAGACATAACACCCATGATTGATTTTAGGTTAACAGTTTTGCCGTTATATTCTAAGTTTACATCTGCGTCAAATTTGCTAGCTGTTTGAACTAATACTGTTGCTGGACGTGCGTGAATTCCTGTTTCTGCTGTTACTGTAAATGTTTTTTCTGCCATTTTTCATCAATCTCCTTTAAAATAAATCATAATTTTACAATACCCTATTGTAACAGTCTCACAAATCAAAAAACAAGTACAACAATTTTAAAAATCATTAATCTTCAATCGAAATAATGTTTTCAGCTTTTGCTGTTACATTGCCTTTTGATCGAATCTTGATCTTTTGACCTTCTTTTAAATTCGTGAAAACAATAGGTGTCATAACTGAAGGTGCATGTTGTTTCACATATTCAATATCAACTTCAAGTAGTTTTTGGCCTTGCTCTACAATGTCACCTTCTTGTACAAATGCCTTAAAGCCTTCACCTTTTAGGTTTACTGTATCAATACCAAAATGAATTAATATTTCTTTTCCGCCATCAGATTGAAGTCCAATAGCATGTTTTGTTGGGAATACGTTTAAGATTTTACCGTTAACTGGTGAAACAACAGTACCGTTTGTAGGTAAGATAGCAAATCCGTCACCCATCATTTTTCCTGAAAATACTTGGTCAGGAACTTCAGTTATTTCTTTCAATTCACCTGTTAATGGTGATACAAATGTTTCGTCAGCAACAGGATTTTTCAAACCATCTGCTACAACATCTTCCACTTGTTCTTGTACTTCTTGAGTTTGTGAATGTGTCTTTGTTGTTCTTGGTTTTTTCCCTGCCATCACATCTTGAATTTGAGTTTTCAAGTTATCTGATTTAGGACCAAAAATGGCTTGTATGTTGTTCCCTACTTCTAAAACTCCAGAAGCTCCAAGTTTTTTCAAGCGATTTTTATCAACTTCTTTTGCATCATTTACTGTTACACGTAAACGAGTAATACATGCATCAAGATGCTTAATATTTTCTTGACCACCAAGTGATTCTAAGATTTGAACAGGTAATTCTCCAGCTGTTGTAGCTGTTCCTTCATCACTTGTTTCAACTTCTGCTGTTTCACGACCTGGTGTTGCAAGATTCCATTTACGGATTGCAAAACGGAAACCGAAATAGTAGATAACAGCGAATACTAGCCCAACTGGGATAACTAACCACCAATTTGTTTGAGAGTTTAAAACTCCAAATAATAAGAAGTCAATTAATCCACCAGAGAAAGTCATACCAATTTTTACATCAAGTAAGTGCATTGTCATAAATGATAAACCTGCAAAAATCGCATGAATTCCGAATAGGACTGGTGCAACAAATAAGAAGGAGAATTCAAGCGGTTCTGTAATCCCTGTTAAGAAAGATGTCAATGCTGCAGAACCCATTAAACCTGCAACTACTTTTTTATTTTCTGGTTTTGCTTCATGATAAATTGCTAAAGCTGCAGCTGGTAAACCAAACATCATAAACGGGAATTTACCTGTCATGAATGTACCAGCAGTTAAATCTTGAACACCATCTTTTATCTGATTAAAGAAAATCGCTTGGTCACCGCGGATTGTATCACCTGCTTCGTTTACATACGATCCAAATTCAAACCAGAATGGTGAATAGAAAATATGATGCAACCCAAACGGAATAAGTGAGCGTTCAATGACACCAAAAATAAATGCTGCGATAGTTCTATTTGCATCTAACAAGTTTGTTGAAAATGCATTAAGACCAGTTTGAACTGGCGGCCAAACAAAGTACATGATAATCCCAAGCACAACAGCGGAAGCTGCAGTTGCGATTGGAACAAATCGTTTTCCTGCAAAGAATCCTAAGTACTGAGGCAATTCAATTGTAAAGAACTTATTATACATATAAGAAGCTAGAACACCAACGATTATTCCACCGAATACGCCAGTTTGCAATGTCGGAATTCCAAGAACATTCCCATATGCGGCACTATTAGCTTGTAGGAAATCAGTCAGTGCAGCTGCATCTGTCGGCATAACTCCTAAGCCTTTTAAAATACTACTCATCGTAATATTCATAATCAAATATCCGATTAATGCTGCAATTCCTGCAACACCATCACCATTTGATAATCCAATGGCCACCCCAACTGCGAATAAAACAGGCAGGTTTGCAAATACGATATTCCCGGCATTCTCCATTACACTTGCGATTAATACAACCCAATCACTTGTTAAAAACGGAGCGAGATTCGTAAGGGTTTCGTTCTGCAAAGCATTTCCTAATGCTAATAAAAGCCCTGCTGCCGGTAGTAAAGCGACCGGTAGCATAAGTGCACGTCCAATTTTCTGAAGGACGCCGAATGCATTTTTAAACATTTGATAACCTCCAAACTTCATTGTGTTTTAAAAAATGAAAAATGTAATCATTAAAATCACATTGGATTTAACCGTTTACAGCACACAACCAAATGATAACCAACAAATAAAAAAGACATGAATGAACAAAGGTTTATCTACTAAAAGGTATCTTTCCCTAAATTAGTAAATAAAAACACAATTTGTTCACTCATGCCTGATCGAATCAGTAACACGTGAAATAATATCGGTTACATTTATTTATTTATTTATTTTTTATTTATTTGTTAAACGGTATAAGTGCATTGTTAAATAAACAGCCTCTGCTTCATACACAGATTTTTTTAGTGTCTGCTGCATTACTTTTATCATTTTCCAAGCTGTATTGTAGCATATAGGGTATTCATTTTTCAACAAAAAAGATAATTTTTCTGGTTCAGCTACTGATTCTCCTGTGTTAACCCTTTCAATCGTATAGCGTAGATGTCTAATTAACCGTAAATAATTTACACTTTCCCTATCGATCTTTATGTTTAAAGATTCTTCAATTAGTTCAGTTAACTTACTGATTAGTTGTGAATATTGGTTAACCTCTGAAAGTGGCTTATTAGAAATAGAACTATGAATGTGCAATGCAATAAAGCCAACCTCACCTTCGGGCAAATGGACATTAAGACTTTTATTGAGTTTATCCACCACATCAGTCGCCAACTCAAATTCTAAAGGATAAAGTGATTTTGTTTCAATTAAAAATGGATTTTTTAAGTCCATCCCTTGTTGCAAACGCTTTAATGCAAATGTAATGTGATCCGTTAATGCGATGTGAATATGTTCGTTTAACGGCTTCTCAACTCGTTCTGATATATACTGAATGCTATCCTGAATGACATTTAGCATATGTTCATCAATATCGGTTAATAGCTTTTTATATTGTTCTTGCTCCTTTTGATTAGTTAAGACAAACATTTTTTCAAAGCCATTCTCTTGAATAATATCACCAGCTTTTTTTCCAAAGCCGATCCCTTTTCCAATTAAAACAACCTCTCCAAATGATTGATGTTGCGCAATTAAAACGTTATTATTTAGTGTTTTTAGTAATGTAAAGGACCCCTTCACCGAATCCACATCTCCTTTTTATTCAATCCTACATATCGTACAAGAGTATCGAAGAATCGTCAATGAATTTGTCGTTTTATGTAGAAATTTGAACAGAAAGGTAAACTCACTCGTAAAAAGGCATTGATAGGGAAAGCTAAAATAGAGGTGAATATAATGAAAAAATATTTAAATTGTTTTCTATTTCTTCTGTGTATGAGTTTATGTATGAATAATCAAACTATTTTAGCAGCAAATAATACAATAAAAGTTTTGGATATAGAAACAAATTCTGTCGTTAAAGAGGCAGAAGCATCAGAGGATATAGATAAAGAGGTCGAAAAAGCGATCAAATCTATTCAGCGTGTGACAGTACAAGCAAATCCAGTACCAAAAAAGGGCTACTTAATTAAGATTCCCTTAACAAAAGCTATAAAAGTAAAAAGCAAATGGTTTAACGATATTGTAAGTGAAGCCTTGCTTATCTACAATCCAGCCACAAAAAATAAAGGGATCATCATCTTATATACAGATGAAAATACACCATTGTTTTTCGA from Metabacillus sediminilitoris carries:
- a CDS encoding peptidoglycan D,D-transpeptidase FtsI family protein, producing MTEQGANASEQRKLRKSRYVRINVFFFVVFLLFVALIVRLGVVQIVQGEEFSKEVSRTESDYATLPAPRGKMYDRYNRVVVDNESVPAITYTVDKTTKTADKIDTAKKLSEFISYKTEFLKEELKDRDLKDYWLASNPDEAKVLLKEKELTLKPSETYKLQVERVPEDEIAAMKKDPQELELAYIFKRFSSGYQYEPQVVKSTDLSENEVSAVAEHLEMLPGVDVITDWGRKYPYDTTLKTIFGGITTPEQGIPQDREDYFSARGYARNERVGKSYLEQQYEDYLNPRKAKVEYISDKSGNIVSEKVIDEGQRGYDLKLSFDMELQMKVEEIVEDELRKASGSHFLMDRAFVVMMDPYQGDVLAMVGKMLDPENRRGEMLDFDYGAFATQYEAGSVVKGATVLAGYQDGMPIGQSYYDTTLYFKGTPSKSSYKNLGTMNDLSALKLSSNVYMFHVAMRIADVTYVKNGPLDISNADYQKLRNYFAQFGLGVPTGIDLPSESAGMIGEQDTAGKILDIAIGQFDTYTPLQLAQYTSVIANGGSRVQPRIVTSIHQPVEEAELGPIVVDKEPNVLNKINNTQEEIERVQQGFRQVVTSGTASRYINYDVAGKTGTSQTHYYGPKREYWGRDTNNLNFVGYYPSENPEVAFSVVVPWASNDGDAVNKHIANRIVKAYIDLQKKYVTTTEIDMKEEE
- a CDS encoding NAD(P)-dependent oxidoreductase is translated as MRKTVGFIGLGVMGNSMARHILQAGYPLNVYTRTKEKADELIQLGANWKDSVSKLAIESNIIITMIGYPKDVEEVYFGDEGILQTAKQGTYVIDMTTSQPSLAKKIYEKANEKQIFALDAPVSGGDIGAREARLAIMVGGDKEAFEACLPLFGVIGQNIVYQGEAGAGQHTKMCNQIVIASGMIGVCEAVAYAQKSGLDPTTVLKSISTGAAGSWSLSNLAPRMLADDFEPGFFVKHFIKDMGIALEEASHMNLQTPGLELAHKLYEQLAETGEENSGTQALVKLWKTN
- a CDS encoding SDR family oxidoreductase, whose translation is MNSSFKGKNALVIASSQGLGKAIAKNLAQQGVNVMISSREAGKLQDVKTELEQTSVGKIAYKACNIKDKNEIKSLVKATISEFGSIDLLVNNAGGPPAGTFEEMTDDDWQHAFELNLLSYIRVIREVLPHMKKNGGKIVNIASSSVKEPIPGLILSNTFRVGIVGLTKTLASEFAAYNILINTVAPGRIATDRLQYLDSFIAEKQGISKEEIQELRKKDIPLGRYGKPEEFANYVSFLLSDANSYMTGQTFLIDGGLVKSI
- a CDS encoding GNAT family N-acetyltransferase yields the protein MYRKELYLFNNGIPIKTIFRQYTERDFDQLIAIQKESFPPPFPSKLWWNTEQLQNHVSLFPEGAICAEIEGKIVGSMTSLIIDYHPNDSKHSWEEATDDGYIRSHLPTGNSLYVVDICVAPAYRKLGVGKWLMQSMYEIVVSLNLDRLIGGGRIPGYHKVSNSLSVDDYVQNVLSGKLKDPVMSFLLHCGRTPVCPVENYLEDEESCHYGILMEWKNPFKQKNECLR
- the ptsP gene encoding phosphoenolpyruvate--protein phosphotransferase, yielding MSNILKGIGASAGIAIAKAYRLEEPELKIEKKEITDKEAEKQRFQQAIEQSKSELETIKEHANRELGADKAEIFAAHLLVLSDPELLNPVIDKVSSEGVNAEFAMKETADMFVSMFEAMDNEYMKERAADIRDVTKRVIAHLLGVQIPNPSLISEEVIIIAEDLTPSDTAQLNRQYVKGFTTDIGGRTSHSAIMARSMEIPAVVGTKTATAGIENGVMVIVDGLDGDVIIDPSSDVIAQYEEKKAKFEAQKAEWAKLVNEPTVSKDGVHVELAANIGTPADVKGVLENGGEAVGLYRTEFLYMGRDQLPTEDEQFDAYKTVLERMEGKPVVVRTLDIGGDKELPYLNLPKEMNPFLGFRAIRLCLEEQDIFRTQLRALLRASSYGNLKIMFPMIATVSEFREAKAILLEEKEKLVANGVQVSDSIEIGIMVEIPSTAVMADLFAKEVDFFSIGTNDLIQYTMAADRMNERVSYLYQPYSPAILRLVSMVIEAAHKEGKWAGMCGEMAGDPIAIPLLLGLGLDEFSMSATSILPARTQIKALSKEQAQSVKETVLNMSTTEEVVAFVKETFQV
- a CDS encoding phosphocarrier protein HPr, producing MAEKTFTVTAETGIHARPATVLVQTASKFDADVNLEYNGKTVNLKSIMGVMSLGIPQGSQIKVSASGSDADDAVAAIAETLKNEGLGE
- the ptsG gene encoding glucose-specific PTS transporter subunit IIBC; protein product: MFKNAFGVLQKIGRALMLPVALLPAAGLLLALGNALQNETLTNLAPFLTSDWVVLIASVMENAGNIVFANLPVLFAVGVAIGLSNGDGVAGIAALIGYLIMNITMSSILKGLGVMPTDAAALTDFLQANSAAYGNVLGIPTLQTGVFGGIIVGVLASYMYNKFFTIELPQYLGFFAGKRFVPIATAASAVVLGIIMYFVWPPVQTGLNAFSTNLLDANRTIAAFIFGVIERSLIPFGLHHIFYSPFWFEFGSYVNEAGDTIRGDQAIFFNQIKDGVQDLTAGTFMTGKFPFMMFGLPAAALAIYHEAKPENKKVVAGLMGSAALTSFLTGITEPLEFSFLFVAPVLFGIHAIFAGLSFMTMHLLDVKIGMTFSGGLIDFLLFGVLNSQTNWWLVIPVGLVFAVIYYFGFRFAIRKWNLATPGRETAEVETSDEGTATTAGELPVQILESLGGQENIKHLDACITRLRVTVNDAKEVDKNRLKKLGASGVLEVGNNIQAIFGPKSDNLKTQIQDVMAGKKPRTTKTHSQTQEVQEQVEDVVADGLKNPVADETFVSPLTGELKEITEVPDQVFSGKMMGDGFAILPTNGTVVSPVNGKILNVFPTKHAIGLQSDGGKEILIHFGIDTVNLKGEGFKAFVQEGDIVEQGQKLLEVDIEYVKQHAPSVMTPIVFTNLKEGQKIKIRSKGNVTAKAENIISIED
- the glcT gene encoding glucose PTS transporter transcription antiterminator GlcT, with product MKGSFTLLKTLNNNVLIAQHQSFGEVVLIGKGIGFGKKAGDIIQENGFEKMFVLTNQKEQEQYKKLLTDIDEHMLNVIQDSIQYISERVEKPLNEHIHIALTDHITFALKRLQQGMDLKNPFLIETKSLYPLEFELATDVVDKLNKSLNVHLPEGEVGFIALHIHSSISNKPLSEVNQYSQLISKLTELIEESLNIKIDRESVNYLRLIRHLRYTIERVNTGESVAEPEKLSFLLKNEYPICYNTAWKMIKVMQQTLKKSVYEAEAVYLTMHLYRLTNK